A window of Cherax quadricarinatus isolate ZL_2023a chromosome 62, ASM3850222v1, whole genome shotgun sequence genomic DNA:
atcaagagtccttcaccagcatcaaggtaacaCCCTTTTATAAACTACTTGTGAAAAATGTGTTAGCTCTTTTGAACCCTTGACTGGAGTTGGCTTGCAGTGTTATTGTTGAGATCATTGTGATATATTTCAGATGTGTTGGGAAGCAGGATAAGCCAGCAGCACTAGGTCTCAAGAGCACTGTTATGTCACTGGCTGCTCTGGTCACCCCACTGGTGTCAGGCTCTATTATTGACTCTGCTTGTCTTGTATGGAAGGAAGCCTGTGACGTCCAAACCTCCTGCTCCCTCTATAACACCATTGACTTTGGGTATGTAGTGTGGAGACCTTATTTATACCAGAGCACTCTGATGGTTTGATTGAAATTAATTTTTGCCAACTTTAGCTTTTTGGTTAGCTCATAAATTTATTTATTGCACTACTTCCCCTAGCTGATGGCTCCCCTTAACTTCTTGGGAATGTGTGACCCATACACATTGTGAATATATGGTAATAATATACCAAGGACAGGGGAATTATGGCTTGTAGCTCAGTCGTAGATTATTTGGCTCACAACCTAAAGGACCCATGGTATCCCACTCGACACCAGGTGGGAGGATACCAATGTACAAGTCAAAATACATCTCCTTGTACATACTCACCTAACAGGTAATAaatgcctgggtgttagtctccttacagtGTCTTCTACCCATATTCATTTtgtctagcagtaagtagatacctgggtattagttgcaTTCTGgtaaaggaccctaatggaagtaAACCATACATTTTAATTTAAATCTTTGAAAGCATTAAACCTATATGGGTCACATAGTGCCTGGaaagggaggcattcaggttcagtccaaggaagaggagggtaaGTCCACTTCTCTGGAGCAGGTGCTGCCTCACTGGCTTCAAGGGCTCTCTTGAGGGATAAACCATACTGCATCACTTTGCTGGGTTATCAGTTATAGTAGCTATGCTGAGCAAGTCACTAATTAGACATTAGATTTATCAGCAGGCAAAGCAATCACTAACACCTGTCATCCATCACAGGCACAAGTTCCATGGGCTGACCAGTGTGGTGTTTGCACTGAGTACCATCTTCACACTGCTGGTCTCCAAGCATGTTAGAGATCTGGAACTTCTGGAAGATGCTCCATACAACTTACCCACATTCTCCTTCTTTGATGCTGGGGTAAGCAGCAGTCCCAGTATACACAGAAGCTTCCGCAAGATGTCTAGGCTGGCATCAGGAAGAAGGTCGTCGGGGAAGTGGAAGGTGCCAACAATGACGTCCAGTCAGACATGGGGGGGAGAACTTCAAGTCATACGACAACAAGATGTGAGAAA
This region includes:
- the LOC128687217 gene encoding solute carrier organic anion transporter family member 74D isoform X1, with protein sequence MSPVCVRDGPITLSYYSPCHAGCPHPTNQDNLTNCTCGSAAAQITRGYCRDKCSIFVLYNVVNCITKSLLSVTIIGSLLITLRCVGKQDKPAALGLKSTVMSLAALVTPLVSGSIIDSACLVWKEACDVQTSCSLYNTIDFGHKFHGLTSVVFALSTIFTLLVSKHVRDLELLEDAPYNLPTFSFFDAGVSSSPSIHRSFRKMSRLASGRRSSGKWKVPTMTSSQTWGGELQVIRQQDVRNDDDGSDVDTQPTVSVLKPNILPSLIMKTTNV